In a genomic window of uncultured Flavobacterium sp.:
- the recA gene encoding recombinase RecA — MSSEKDAKLKALQLTLDKLDKTYGKGTVMKMGDKAIVEVETISSGSLGVDLALGVNGYPRGRIIEIYGPESSGKTTLTLHAIAEAQKAGGIAAFIDAEHAFDRNYAEKLGVDIENLIISQPDNGEQALEIAENLIRSGAIDIVVIDSVAALTPKSEIEGEMGDSKMGLHARLMSQALRKLTGTISKTNCTVFFINQLREKIGVMFGNPETTTGGNALKFYASVRIDIRRSSQIKDGENVIGNRTKVKIVKNKVAPPFKTAEFDIMYGEGVSKTGEILDLAVEFEIVKKAGSWFSYGDTKLGQGRDAVKALIKDNPELADELEEKIKAHIKELANA; from the coding sequence ATGAGTTCAGAAAAAGATGCCAAATTAAAAGCGCTACAACTTACGCTTGACAAACTAGATAAAACTTACGGTAAAGGAACTGTAATGAAAATGGGAGATAAAGCCATTGTAGAAGTAGAAACTATTTCTTCAGGTTCTCTTGGTGTTGATTTAGCCCTTGGAGTAAATGGTTATCCAAGAGGTAGAATCATTGAAATTTACGGTCCAGAATCTTCTGGAAAAACGACTTTAACATTACATGCAATTGCTGAAGCTCAAAAAGCTGGAGGAATTGCTGCTTTTATAGATGCTGAGCACGCTTTTGATAGAAATTATGCTGAGAAATTAGGCGTTGATATCGAAAACCTGATCATCTCTCAACCAGATAACGGGGAACAAGCTTTAGAAATTGCCGAAAACTTAATTCGTTCAGGAGCAATTGATATTGTGGTAATTGACTCTGTTGCTGCATTGACACCAAAAAGTGAAATCGAAGGTGAAATGGGAGATTCTAAAATGGGTCTTCATGCACGTTTGATGTCTCAGGCTTTGAGAAAATTAACCGGGACAATTAGCAAAACAAACTGTACTGTTTTCTTCATCAACCAGTTGAGAGAGAAAATTGGAGTTATGTTTGGTAATCCTGAAACTACAACGGGTGGTAACGCCTTAAAGTTCTATGCTTCAGTACGTATCGATATTCGTCGTTCATCTCAAATTAAAGACGGTGAGAACGTTATTGGTAACAGAACTAAAGTTAAAATCGTAAAAAACAAAGTTGCTCCACCTTTTAAAACTGCCGAATTCGACATTATGTACGGAGAAGGTGTTTCTAAAACTGGAGAAATTCTTGACTTAGCGGTTGAATTTGAAATCGTTAAAAAAGCAGGATCTTGGTTTAGCTACGGAGATACAAAATTAGGTCAAGGTCGTGATGCCGTAAAAGCCCTAATCAAAGATAATCCAGAATTAGCGGATGAATTAGAAGAAAAAATTAAAGCGCATATCAAAGAATTGGCAAACGCTTAA
- a CDS encoding GxxExxY protein, whose translation MTENEISNIIIGLAIDVHKALGPGLLENAYQECLFYKIKQRGLVVEKEKTIPIIFEEIKLECGYRVDLLVENKFIIEIKSVESLTTIHLAQTLTYLKLGKYKLGLLINFNELLLKNGIRRVINDK comes from the coding sequence ATGACAGAAAACGAGATATCAAATATTATAATTGGGTTGGCGATAGATGTTCATAAAGCGTTGGGACCAGGTTTATTAGAAAATGCTTATCAAGAATGTTTGTTTTATAAAATTAAACAACGCGGACTTGTTGTCGAAAAAGAGAAGACCATTCCAATAATTTTTGAAGAAATAAAATTAGAATGTGGTTATCGAGTTGATTTACTGGTAGAAAACAAATTTATAATCGAAATTAAAAGCGTTGAATCGTTAACCACAATTCATTTAGCCCAAACGCTAACCTATCTGAAATTAGGAAAATACAAACTTGGACTTCTAATAAACTTCAACGAACTTCTCCTAAAAAATGGCATCAGAAGAGTAATTAATGACAAATAG
- a CDS encoding acyl-CoA thioesterase, whose product MNPKHPSESLTILTDLVLPSETNPLNNLFGGELLARMDRAASIAARRHSRRIVVTASVNHVAFNRAISLGSVVTVEAKVSRSFKSSMEVFIDVWVEDRESGNRTKANEAIYTFVAVDDTGRPVEVPAIIPETELEIQRFEAALRRKQLSLLLAGKIKPSDATELKALFL is encoded by the coding sequence ATGAATCCAAAACATCCTTCTGAATCCCTAACAATCTTAACTGATTTAGTTTTACCGAGCGAAACAAATCCTTTAAACAACCTTTTTGGTGGCGAATTATTGGCCAGAATGGATCGCGCAGCAAGTATTGCAGCCCGCAGACATTCACGCCGAATTGTGGTTACGGCATCTGTAAATCACGTAGCTTTTAACAGAGCAATTTCTTTAGGAAGTGTTGTAACTGTTGAAGCAAAAGTTTCAAGATCTTTCAAAAGTTCGATGGAAGTTTTTATCGATGTTTGGGTAGAAGATCGCGAATCAGGAAACAGAACAAAAGCTAACGAAGCCATCTATACATTTGTTGCCGTAGACGATACCGGAAGACCAGTTGAAGTGCCTGCAATTATACCGGAAACGGAACTTGAAATTCAACGTTTTGAAGCTGCTTTACGTCGTAAACAATTGAGTTTATTATTGGCAGGAAAAATAAAACCTTCTGATGCTACAGAATTAAAGGCTTTATTTTTATAG
- a CDS encoding DoxX family protein has protein sequence MNNVASILLLAFLALTFLQSGYEKIFYWKDNVEWLKGHFAQTILKNQVPLALLHLLILELISGILCVVGAIQLLTESGREFGFYGAIFSCICLLMMLFGQRLAKDYDGARTIVIYFIPAIMAVYWLN, from the coding sequence ATGAATAATGTTGCCTCTATTTTACTATTGGCTTTTCTAGCCTTAACGTTCTTACAATCAGGGTATGAAAAAATATTTTACTGGAAAGACAATGTCGAATGGCTTAAAGGTCATTTTGCCCAGACAATATTAAAAAATCAAGTGCCTCTGGCCTTACTTCATCTTTTGATTTTAGAATTAATTTCCGGAATTTTATGTGTTGTTGGTGCTATACAATTACTAACAGAAAGCGGACGCGAATTTGGTTTTTACGGCGCTATATTTTCTTGCATTTGTTTGTTAATGATGCTTTTCGGACAACGATTAGCCAAAGATTACGATGGAGCGAGAACTATCGTTATTTATTTTATTCCGGCAATAATGGCCGTTTATTGGTTGAATTAG
- a CDS encoding lysophospholipid acyltransferase family protein: MKGIKIVFWVLWRIWFYILMAIPILIMLPFLLISIISESGYPYFFKMARIWAKFILFGMGFYYKVEREQKLIKKKSYMIVANHTSMTDIMLMLAVVRNPFVFVGKKELSKIPLFGFFYKRTCILVDRNSSKSKNDVFKRAQSRLNQGLSICIFPEGGVPDDESILLDEFKDGAFRLAIEHQIPIVPIVFADNKERFSYTFLSGSPGKMRVKVLPFVETEGLGSENRKELRDSVRQLIYKGLLEFKKAK; the protein is encoded by the coding sequence ATGAAAGGAATTAAAATTGTTTTTTGGGTTTTATGGCGTATTTGGTTTTACATCTTAATGGCCATTCCGATATTGATTATGCTGCCGTTTTTGCTGATTTCTATTATATCAGAGAGTGGTTATCCCTATTTCTTTAAAATGGCCCGCATTTGGGCTAAATTTATCCTTTTTGGCATGGGTTTCTATTACAAAGTCGAACGCGAGCAGAAGCTGATTAAAAAGAAAAGCTATATGATCGTGGCAAATCATACTTCAATGACCGATATCATGTTGATGCTGGCGGTAGTTAGAAATCCATTTGTTTTTGTTGGAAAGAAGGAACTTTCGAAGATTCCGTTGTTTGGATTTTTCTATAAAAGAACTTGCATTTTGGTGGATCGAAATTCTTCGAAAAGTAAAAATGATGTTTTCAAAAGAGCTCAAAGCAGACTTAATCAAGGACTTAGTATTTGTATTTTTCCTGAAGGCGGAGTTCCGGATGATGAATCTATTTTGCTGGATGAATTCAAAGATGGTGCTTTCAGATTAGCAATAGAACATCAGATTCCAATTGTTCCAATTGTTTTTGCCGATAATAAAGAACGTTTCTCGTATACTTTTTTAAGTGGAAGTCCTGGAAAAATGCGCGTGAAAGTATTGCCTTTTGTAGAGACAGAAGGACTAGGAAGCGAAAACAGAAAAGAGCTTCGCGATAGTGTAAGACAATTGATTTATAAAGGTTTACTAGAATTTAAAAAGGCAAAGTAA
- a CDS encoding type IX secretion system membrane protein PorP/SprF codes for MKKILLFITLFYGFSNALYSQDKNENGVVSFSLPIRNSLKFNRYLINPAFSFVRETNAYASFYNKRQWVQFDNAPQTYLANYSGRFKENEAFAFGLFQQNYGLMTVFGGIGNFAHNIVLEEDSNLTFGLNVGFYKSGLDQGKIISDDPTILNGEYPSNMLLTVNPGINYGTAFLDFGLSINNLVLYNFGSGIVKDDPERAIELHAMYTGYIDTYGFFDRSKFSGIIKTEVKKDKTVISGLGMLTLQQGVWAQAGYNTLYGVSAGLGVNISPSIAIEYNYERGMGNFSNLGGSHEFAIAYKFKNRNYYYGDDDEGSLIDPSKSKPVPAKKNTSAPITRVDGAEKARLAAEAKATADAEAKQARLAAAEKVKADAEAAAKAKLEADNKAKADAEAIKIKLAADAKAKADAAAAARAQTASTNRAVGTAQKTQAQLTADKARADAEARRIKLAADNKARVDAAAAARAQAIANKPAGPGSAAQKTQAQLAADKAKADAEAMKAKLAADKSKADAEAAAKAKAAAPQKTQAQLTAEKAKADAEAAAKKLEADNKAKADAEALKVKLAADAKAKADAAEAKRKADAKAKAEAADLQSILAADAKAKADSDAYQARLAAEAKIKAAEAVKTKASIDAANKAKLAAAAKAKAAEDAALKEKLAADAKAKADAEARQARLAAEAKAKADAEALKIKQAADAKAKAEDDILQAKLAADAKAKADAEAIQAKLAADAKAKADAEALQAKLVADAKAKADAEALKVKQAADAKAKVEEDARQAKLAADAKAKADAEALQAKLVADAKAKADAEALKAKQAADAKAKADAEALQAKLAADAKAKADAEALQAKLAADAKAKADAEALQAKLAADAKAKADAEALQAKLAADAKAKADAEALQAKLAADAKAKADAEARQAKLAADAKAKADAEALQAKLAADAKAKADAEALQAKLAADAKAKADAEALQAKLAADAKAKADAEALQAKLAADAKAKADMEALQAKLIADARVKADAEATAKAKADAEAKQLQEAEDARQAKLAADAKAKADAEALKAKQAADAKAKADEQALQAKLAADAKAKADAEALQAKLAADAKAKADAEALQAKLATDAKAKADAEALQAKLAADAKALQARQAAEEKAKVEEEARQAKLAADAKAKADAEAQQAKLAADAKAKADMVALQAKLLADAKVKADAEATAKLQAEEEARQLQLAEEARQAKLAADAKTKADAEALQAKLAADAKAKADADALKAKQATDAKAKAEEDAIRARQAAEEKAKADAEALQLKLAADAKAKADAEALQAKLAEEAELKAKLAADAAAAKAASAPKDDTAKAIDNLALSIENSAKAQNDILAQFNATVANKQKDLNDLKEENDLSDKGIYKEPKPFKSVAAENSQLEALKNQLADANRMQKEEIDKLTNLYNERLKKVPNKNDALNRAYLEKINQLKAAQIKAEQDSAALLANLERIKAETEIEKKRRIKRAAYENDQGRYAQDVAALKRIKETTKPSSTPLTANDFDFGEDQSNMQIIKNIKNSDSGYYLIIAVHSSAEKRDEFLAKAVAAGRTDVNFFYNITTSKYYIYYEKYEGLSEATKALEAKGTKPYNGKMAIVKVEN; via the coding sequence ATGAAGAAAATTTTACTATTCATAACTTTATTTTACGGTTTTTCAAATGCACTCTATTCTCAGGACAAAAATGAGAATGGAGTTGTTTCGTTTTCGTTACCTATCAGAAATTCTTTAAAGTTCAATAGATATTTAATTAACCCTGCATTCAGTTTTGTTCGTGAAACAAACGCCTATGCAAGTTTTTATAATAAAAGGCAATGGGTACAATTTGATAATGCCCCACAAACTTATTTAGCCAATTATTCAGGTCGTTTTAAAGAGAATGAAGCCTTTGCTTTTGGTCTGTTTCAACAAAATTATGGTTTAATGACCGTGTTTGGAGGAATCGGAAACTTTGCTCATAATATCGTTTTAGAAGAAGACAGCAACCTTACTTTTGGTTTGAATGTTGGTTTTTACAAAAGCGGATTAGATCAGGGGAAAATAATCTCAGATGATCCAACCATTTTAAATGGAGAGTATCCGTCAAATATGTTGCTTACCGTTAATCCCGGGATTAACTACGGAACAGCATTTCTTGATTTTGGTTTATCGATCAACAATTTAGTGCTTTACAATTTTGGATCAGGAATCGTAAAAGATGATCCGGAAAGAGCAATTGAATTGCACGCCATGTACACTGGATACATTGACACTTATGGTTTTTTTGACAGAAGTAAATTCTCAGGAATTATTAAAACAGAAGTTAAAAAAGATAAAACAGTTATATCTGGTCTTGGAATGCTTACACTTCAGCAAGGAGTTTGGGCGCAAGCAGGGTACAATACATTATACGGAGTTTCGGCAGGATTAGGAGTTAATATTTCGCCAAGCATTGCTATCGAATATAACTACGAAAGAGGAATGGGAAATTTCTCTAATCTTGGAGGTTCTCATGAATTTGCAATTGCATATAAATTCAAAAACAGAAATTACTATTACGGAGATGATGACGAAGGTTCACTTATAGATCCTTCAAAATCAAAACCAGTACCAGCTAAGAAAAATACAAGCGCTCCAATTACCAGAGTTGATGGAGCCGAAAAAGCAAGACTAGCTGCTGAAGCTAAGGCTACTGCCGATGCTGAAGCGAAACAAGCAAGATTGGCAGCTGCTGAAAAAGTTAAGGCTGACGCCGAAGCTGCAGCAAAAGCAAAATTAGAAGCAGACAATAAAGCTAAAGCAGATGCTGAAGCTATCAAAATAAAATTAGCCGCAGATGCAAAAGCGAAAGCCGATGCAGCCGCAGCAGCCAGAGCACAAACAGCTTCTACAAACAGAGCAGTTGGAACGGCACAAAAAACACAAGCGCAATTAACAGCCGATAAAGCAAGAGCTGATGCAGAAGCACGCAGAATTAAATTAGCTGCAGACAATAAAGCAAGAGTAGATGCCGCTGCAGCAGCAAGAGCACAAGCTATTGCAAATAAACCTGCAGGACCTGGTTCAGCAGCACAAAAAACACAAGCGCAACTAGCAGCTGATAAAGCAAAAGCAGATGCAGAAGCTATGAAAGCGAAGTTGGCAGCAGATAAATCTAAAGCAGATGCCGAAGCTGCAGCAAAAGCAAAAGCTGCTGCGCCACAAAAAACGCAAGCACAATTAACTGCTGAGAAAGCTAAAGCAGATGCAGAAGCGGCAGCTAAAAAATTAGAAGCTGATAATAAAGCAAAAGCCGATGCAGAAGCATTAAAAGTTAAACTAGCTGCTGATGCAAAAGCAAAAGCTGACGCCGCAGAAGCGAAACGTAAAGCAGATGCAAAAGCAAAAGCTGAAGCTGCAGACTTACAATCGATTCTTGCTGCAGATGCAAAAGCAAAAGCAGACTCAGACGCATATCAAGCTAGATTGGCCGCAGAAGCTAAAATAAAGGCCGCTGAGGCAGTAAAAACAAAAGCGAGTATTGATGCTGCAAACAAAGCAAAACTTGCCGCTGCTGCGAAAGCAAAAGCTGCTGAAGATGCTGCATTAAAAGAAAAACTAGCTGCTGATGCAAAAGCAAAAGCTGATGCAGAAGCAAGACAAGCAAGACTTGCTGCAGAAGCGAAAGCAAAAGCTGATGCAGAAGCTTTAAAAATTAAACAAGCTGCAGATGCTAAAGCAAAAGCAGAAGATGACATATTACAAGCTAAACTAGCCGCAGACGCAAAAGCCAAAGCTGATGCAGAAGCAATACAAGCTAAACTAGCTGCAGATGCAAAAGCAAAAGCTGATGCAGAAGCATTACAAGCGAAATTAGTTGCAGACGCAAAAGCAAAAGCCGACGCAGAAGCTCTTAAAGTAAAACAAGCTGCTGATGCAAAAGCAAAAGTTGAGGAAGATGCTCGTCAGGCAAAATTAGCCGCAGACGCAAAAGCAAAAGCTGACGCGGAAGCATTACAAGCTAAATTAGTTGCAGATGCAAAAGCAAAAGCCGATGCAGAAGCTCTTAAAGCTAAACAAGCTGCAGATGCAAAAGCAAAAGCTGACGCAGAAGCTTTACAAGCTAAACTTGCAGCAGATGCAAAAGCCAAAGCTGACGCAGAAGCATTACAAGCAAAATTAGCTGCTGATGCAAAAGCCAAAGCTGACGCGGAAGCATTACAAGCTAAACTTGCAGCAGATGCAAAAGCCAAAGCTGACGCAGAAGCATTACAAGCGAAATTAGCTGCAGACGCAAAAGCAAAAGCTGATGCAGAAGCGTTACAAGCAAAATTAGCTGCTGACGCAAAAGCAAAAGCTGATGCAGAAGCACGTCAAGCAAAACTTGCTGCAGATGCAAAAGCAAAAGCTGACGCAGAAGCATTACAAGCTAAACTTGCTGCAGATGCAAAAGCAAAAGCAGATGCAGAAGCATTACAAGCTAAACTTGCTGCAGACGCAAAAGCAAAAGCTGACGCAGAAGCATTACAAGCGAAATTAGCTGCAGACGCAAAAGCAAAAGCTGATGCAGAAGCATTACAAGCAAAACTTGCTGCAGATGCCAAAGCGAAAGCAGACATGGAAGCTTTACAAGCAAAATTAATAGCTGATGCAAGAGTAAAAGCTGATGCAGAAGCAACAGCAAAAGCGAAAGCCGATGCAGAAGCAAAACAATTACAAGAAGCTGAAGATGCCCGTCAGGCAAAATTAGCTGCAGACGCAAAAGCGAAAGCTGATGCAGAAGCTCTTAAAGCTAAACAAGCTGCTGATGCAAAAGCCAAAGCTGACGAACAAGCACTTCAAGCTAAACTTGCTGCTGATGCAAAAGCTAAAGCCGACGCAGAAGCATTACAAGCAAAATTAGCCGCAGACGCAAAAGCTAAAGCTGACGCAGAAGCATTACAAGCAAAACTTGCTACAGATGCAAAAGCAAAAGCTGATGCAGAAGCATTACAAGCGAAGTTAGCTGCAGATGCAAAAGCCTTACAAGCAAGACAAGCTGCTGAAGAAAAAGCAAAAGTTGAAGAAGAAGCACGTCAGGCGAAACTAGCCGCAGACGCAAAAGCAAAAGCAGATGCAGAAGCACAACAAGCTAAACTAGCTGCTGATGCAAAAGCTAAAGCTGACATGGTTGCACTTCAGGCAAAATTATTAGCTGATGCAAAAGTAAAAGCAGATGCTGAGGCAACTGCAAAATTACAAGCAGAAGAAGAAGCTAGACAATTGCAATTAGCAGAAGAAGCACGTCAGGCGAAATTGGCTGCTGATGCAAAAACTAAAGCCGATGCAGAAGCATTACAAGCAAAATTAGCTGCAGACGCAAAAGCAAAAGCTGACGCAGATGCATTAAAAGCAAAACAAGCTACAGATGCAAAAGCAAAAGCTGAAGAAGACGCAATCAGAGCGAGACAAGCTGCAGAAGAAAAAGCCAAAGCTGATGCAGAAGCATTACAATTAAAATTAGCTGCAGATGCAAAAGCGAAAGCCGATGCAGAAGCATTACAAGCAAAATTAGCTGAAGAAGCTGAATTAAAAGCTAAGCTTGCTGCTGATGCAGCCGCTGCAAAAGCTGCTTCGGCACCAAAAGATGACACAGCAAAAGCAATTGATAATTTGGCGTTGTCTATCGAAAATTCAGCTAAAGCGCAAAATGATATATTGGCACAATTTAATGCGACAGTGGCTAACAAACAAAAAGACCTGAACGACTTAAAAGAAGAGAATGACTTAAGTGATAAAGGAATTTATAAAGAGCCTAAACCATTCAAAAGTGTTGCCGCAGAAAATAGTCAGTTGGAAGCATTAAAAAACCAACTTGCTGATGCAAACAGAATGCAGAAAGAGGAAATTGATAAGTTGACTAATTTGTATAATGAAAGACTTAAAAAAGTTCCGAATAAAAATGATGCTTTAAACAGAGCTTATTTAGAAAAAATAAACCAATTAAAAGCAGCACAAATAAAAGCAGAACAAGATAGTGCAGCATTACTGGCGAATTTAGAACGTATTAAAGCTGAAACTGAAATCGAGAAAAAACGTAGAATTAAACGTGCGGCTTACGAAAATGATCAGGGAAGATATGCGCAGGATGTAGCAGCTCTTAAACGTATTAAGGAAACAACAAAACCAAGTAGCACACCATTAACTGCAAACGATTTTGATTTTGGAGAAGATCAGTCAAACATGCAGATTATTAAGAATATTAAAAATTCTGATAGTGGTTATTATTTGATTATCGCGGTTCACAGCAGTGCAGAGAAAAGAGATGAATTCCTTGCCAAAGCGGTTGCAGCAGGACGTACAGATGTTAATTTCTTTTATAATATAACAACAAGTAAATATTATATCTATTACGAGAAATATGAAGGTTTATCTGAAGCAACTAAGGCATTAGAAGCAAAAGGAACCAAGCCGTATAATGGGAAAATGGCGATCGTAAAAGTTGAGAATTAA
- a CDS encoding DNA polymerase III subunit delta' — MQFSQILGQDYIKSHLIKSASSGRIPHAQLFIGPEGSGTLSTAIAYAQYILCNNTGNENSNGNDSCNLKFQNLSHPDLHFIYPTVTTEDVKTKPKSLDFIQDWRTFIQEMPYGGLFDWYKILGVQNKQGEIRVEDATEVLKSLSLKSYEGGYKIMIIWMADKMNIAASNKLLKLLEEPSDKTIFILISENEEDIIQTIRSRCQVIHFNGLPEKVIAEALISKENIDEKSAFKIAHQAQGNFSKALHLLKEDDSEYPFEQWFVNWVRAAFRAKGNAAAIQDLISWSEEIAGLGRESQKKFIQFCIEMFRQALLLNYQAPTLVYIEPKVDKFKLENFAPFVNGNNIHEIFKELSDAMYHIERNGNAKIILTDLSIKLTRLIHKK; from the coding sequence ATGCAATTTTCTCAAATTTTAGGTCAAGATTACATCAAAAGTCACTTGATAAAAAGTGCATCTTCCGGAAGAATTCCACACGCTCAATTATTCATTGGGCCAGAAGGAAGTGGCACATTATCAACAGCAATTGCTTATGCGCAATACATTTTGTGTAACAATACAGGAAATGAAAACTCAAACGGAAATGATTCCTGCAATTTGAAGTTTCAAAACCTCTCGCATCCCGATTTGCATTTTATTTATCCAACAGTTACGACCGAGGATGTAAAAACAAAACCAAAAAGTTTAGACTTCATTCAGGATTGGCGCACATTTATTCAGGAAATGCCTTACGGCGGATTATTTGACTGGTATAAAATTCTGGGCGTTCAAAACAAACAAGGTGAAATTCGTGTCGAAGATGCAACCGAAGTTTTAAAATCGCTTTCGCTGAAATCTTACGAAGGCGGCTATAAAATCATGATCATCTGGATGGCCGATAAAATGAATATCGCCGCTTCAAATAAGCTTTTAAAATTATTAGAAGAACCTTCGGATAAAACGATTTTTATTCTGATTTCTGAAAATGAAGAAGATATTATACAAACCATAAGATCTCGTTGTCAGGTAATTCACTTTAATGGACTTCCGGAAAAGGTAATCGCCGAAGCTTTAATTTCAAAAGAAAACATCGACGAAAAATCAGCTTTCAAAATTGCACATCAAGCGCAAGGGAATTTCAGTAAAGCCTTACACTTATTAAAAGAAGACGATTCAGAATACCCTTTCGAACAATGGTTTGTAAATTGGGTTCGTGCTGCTTTTAGAGCAAAAGGAAATGCTGCTGCGATTCAGGATTTAATTTCCTGGAGCGAAGAAATAGCAGGTTTGGGTCGTGAAAGCCAGAAAAAATTTATTCAGTTTTGTATCGAAATGTTTCGTCAGGCACTTTTGCTTAATTATCAGGCACCGACTTTAGTTTACATTGAACCAAAAGTTGACAAATTTAAACTCGAAAATTTTGCTCCTTTCGTAAACGGAAATAACATTCACGAAATTTTCAAAGAACTTTCAGATGCGATGTATCACATTGAAAGAAACGGAAATGCAAAAATAATCCTAACCGATTTATCTATAAAATTGACTCGTTTAATTCATAAAAAATAA
- the sprC gene encoding gliding motility protein SprC: MIQKTTLTITHFFLLFSILFCTESSLHAQSIVPDILTFDRICAGGSTNPTYKATFTYTGYAVGTTFSVELSDKTGSFSNPTAIVFVGENDDTPNKKTITFSIPADIVGSDTYSLRIKSSGGQPASPSFFSSTAKKQFPIYYKIHDKQYTINNFNGSATFCAGGSLVLSIDPDRVSPANDSPLKYPSITYNWFRDNGPTSQPTLLAGASGPTFTVTTAGTYYVESNYGSCTSLSYSNRVVVSASGAGSAFTIDSSLGNPFCATEGEGTVLTATVGSGNSYVWKKDNVVINGANTRSITATEPAIYTVEIDFGGCTGSSSINLKSNGFNASIDVADEYILKDGELLKVNITTDASNPKVEWFLNGNAIQGATATSYTVATIGSYKAVISQTAGCVVTKEFTFKVKSETALVTNVIPNILKLSGANPYWNIPDVYKNDTTKVIIISSNGDKVLDVVNYQGDWPQTAIDFKNVNPVYYYVIQSDTGEKKGSITVIK, encoded by the coding sequence ATGATTCAAAAAACTACTTTAACTATTACGCATTTTTTCCTTTTATTTAGTATTCTGTTTTGTACTGAATCGTCTTTGCATGCCCAATCAATAGTACCTGATATATTAACATTTGACAGAATTTGTGCCGGTGGTTCTACGAATCCTACCTACAAAGCTACATTTACGTATACAGGTTATGCTGTGGGAACTACATTTTCGGTTGAGTTATCAGACAAAACGGGAAGCTTTAGCAATCCAACTGCTATAGTTTTTGTTGGCGAAAATGATGATACTCCAAATAAGAAAACAATAACATTCTCGATTCCGGCAGATATTGTTGGAAGCGATACTTATAGTTTAAGAATTAAAAGTTCTGGCGGTCAACCCGCCAGTCCTAGTTTCTTTTCTTCTACGGCAAAGAAGCAATTTCCAATTTATTACAAAATCCACGACAAGCAATACACCATTAATAATTTTAATGGTTCTGCTACTTTCTGCGCGGGCGGAAGTTTAGTACTTTCTATCGATCCGGACAGAGTAAGTCCAGCAAACGATTCCCCTTTGAAATATCCATCTATAACCTACAATTGGTTTAGAGATAATGGGCCTACTTCGCAACCAACACTTTTGGCTGGAGCAAGTGGTCCAACTTTTACCGTTACAACTGCAGGTACCTATTATGTTGAAAGTAATTATGGTAGCTGTACATCTCTTTCTTATTCAAATAGAGTTGTAGTAAGCGCTTCTGGCGCTGGTTCTGCATTTACAATAGACTCAAGTTTAGGAAATCCTTTTTGTGCAACAGAGGGTGAAGGAACTGTTTTAACAGCAACTGTAGGATCAGGAAATAGTTATGTATGGAAAAAGGATAATGTTGTAATTAATGGCGCTAATACGCGCTCAATTACAGCAACGGAACCTGCAATATATACTGTAGAAATTGACTTTGGAGGATGTACAGGAAGTAGTTCAATAAACCTAAAAAGTAACGGATTTAATGCAAGTATTGACGTTGCAGATGAGTACATATTAAAAGACGGTGAATTACTCAAAGTTAATATTACTACAGATGCGAGCAATCCTAAAGTGGAGTGGTTTTTAAACGGTAATGCAATACAAGGCGCAACAGCAACTAGTTATACAGTTGCAACAATTGGTAGTTATAAAGCGGTAATTTCTCAAACGGCAGGATGCGTTGTTACTAAAGAATTTACTTTCAAAGTTAAATCTGAGACAGCTTTAGTTACGAATGTGATTCCTAACATACTTAAATTAAGCGGAGCGAATCCTTATTGGAATATTCCGGATGTATATAAAAATGATACGACAAAAGTTATTATCATAAGTTCAAATGGCGACAAGGTTCTGGACGTAGTTAATTACCAAGGTGATTGGCCCCAGACAGCAATAGATTTTAAAAATGTAAATCCAGTATATTACTATGTCATTCAATCCGACACAGGTGAAAAAAAAGGATCAATAACTGTGATAAAATAA